A segment of the Candidatus Ryanbacteria bacterium CG10_big_fil_rev_8_21_14_0_10_43_42 genome:
TGCATGGATGGTATGTAGTGGAGAACCAGCTTGTAGTTCATTCTAATCCCAAGCATTCCCACCCAAACTTTACCAAAAAGTTCCACGGGAACAAAAATTGGAGGAGAATTTTTTGAGGAAAATTTCTGCCCGCCTGTCAGATCTAAGACAATTTATTGTAGGTTGGTTAATGCTTTGGAGTGTGATAATCTGACACGGCTGAATTATTATATATGAAAATACTCAAGATACGGAATAAAAATGCGATGCTAGAACTTTTGCAGAGCGGAGCTTCGTTCGAGAAGATATCTATTGCAAACGATCTGGATAGAGATAATCTCACGCAACAAATTATTACGGCGGCTGAGAAAAGACGAATACCTATCGAGAAAGTGCCTATTCAAAAAATGGTGCGCCGGAGAAGCGGTCTTACCAGAGAAGTATTAGTGGGGTATCTCATACCTGAAAATATCCATACACTTAGGGATATTTTGGACGATCTTCATGAAAAAGACCGTTATCCGTTCTTTTTGCTTATTAACCGTGTTGATTTTGAAAGTAATATCGGCGTTATTGCACGAACTGCCTTTGCCGCCGGTATAAACGGCCTTATTTTTCAGGGGGATGAGGAGAAATTTTTAAACGAAGAAACGGTCCATATTTCCATGGGTGCCATTATGCGTATCCCTCTTGTTAAAATGACCATTTTCGAAGCACTGAAAGAAATGCAGAAAAATGGCATTGCAACCATGTGTTTACAGATGGGGGGCGAGATATATTCGGACGTAGATCTTTCGGGACCGGTTGCTTTTGTAGTGGGAGCGGAAGAAAAAGGGGTATCGGATGAAATACTTGAGCGGTGTGATAAAAAAATATCAATTCCTATGCGTGATGGTATTGATTCCCTTAATGTGGGGGTAAGTACAGCTATTGTACTTTATGAAAAAATTCGCCAGGACGGAAAGGTACTTTAATTAGAGGGTATGTTTTTGTGGTCTGCTATTCGTTTCCCGTATTGATTTCATTTTGTATGATGAAAGAATGTTTCGCAGAACAAAACGACATCAAAAAAAACACGACGAATGCGTGCTTCGTTCGGCGAAATGGCATGCATGGAACGGGTATGCTGTTACGGCGGATTTACCCGGATATCCCCGCCCGAAAACAATTTACGGCTACATTCCGGACATGATTGCCCGAAAGCGCGGACGAGAGGTGATACTGGAAGTGGAAACACATCTTTCGCTGTACAAGGATTCTGATCAACACAGAGCGTTTCGCTTGTATGCCAATAGAAAGAAGCACCGGCAGTTTCGGATTAAATTGGTTTAAACGAAACTCGCTTTAGTTGTTATAAAACGTTATTTTTGCTACACTTTTTGTATTGTACCTCATATTTTCAAGGATATTTTTTGCAATACGGAATAATATAACTCATTAATGTATTTTATTATGTTTCCATCCACCGATGTTATACTTTTTGGTGTTATTGCGGCATTCACTCTTGTTCTCTTGATGGTTATCTATCAGTTGTGGCGTGTGGAGAAGCGATTTGCCAGGCTCATGAAGGGAGGAGATGCAAAAAGCTTGGATGAAGTAATTGGACTTATGCGTCAAGAAATTGTGGAAGCGAAAAAAAATATACAGCATACCTACAATCATCTAAAAAATGTGGAAGAGCGCGTGCAGAGCGGTGTGCGCAAAGTGGAAATGGTGCGGTTTAACCCGTTTAAAGATGCCGGAGGAGATCAAAGTTTCTCGATAGCTCTTCTTGACGAAAAGCATAAAGGCGTGGTTATATCAAGTCTCTACTCGCGCGAAGGCGTGCGTGTATATGCAAAACCGGTAGACAATGGCACATCTACTTATGCCCTTTCGGTGGAGGAACAGCATGTTATTGATAATGCGACAAAGCAAGCGTAGAAATTATGCCTAAAAAATCTAAAGAACAAAACAATGAAGCGCATACGGTTCGTCCGCCCGTGGTGGTTGTAATGGGACATATTGATCATGGAAAAACAACGTTTCTTGATTATATCCGGGAGGCAAACGTGGCGGGAGGCGAGTCGGGGGGGATTACCCAGCATGTTGGTGCGCATGAAATGAAACACAACGACCGCCGCATTACATTTCTCGACACTCCGGGACACGAGGCGTTTTCTCGTATGCGTGCACGCGGTGCGGGAGTGGCGGACGTGGCGATTTTGATGGTGGCGGCGGATGATGGCGTAAAGCCGCAAACCATAGAGGCTCTGAAAGCTATTAAAGATGCCGGCATACCGTTCGTTGTCGGTATTAATAAAATTGATAAGCTCGAAGCGGCTCCCGATAAGGTAAAGGGGGAGCTCGCCGAACATGAAGTTCTCGTGGAAGGATGGGGTGGAAATATACCGGTAGGGCTTATTTCCGCAAAAACGGGGGAAGGCGTGCCTGATCTTC
Coding sequences within it:
- a CDS encoding DUF4446 domain-containing protein, with translation MYFIMFPSTDVILFGVIAAFTLVLLMVIYQLWRVEKRFARLMKGGDAKSLDEVIGLMRQEIVEAKKNIQHTYNHLKNVEERVQSGVRKVEMVRFNPFKDAGGDQSFSIALLDEKHKGVVISSLYSREGVRVYAKPVDNGTSTYALSVEEQHVIDNATKQA